A single window of Labrus mixtus chromosome 23, fLabMix1.1, whole genome shotgun sequence DNA harbors:
- the LOC132958100 gene encoding mucin-2-like — protein sequence MEYHSGGSLPLLGRPRYCPGANANGGYLCETGHCCGETGCCTYYYELWWFWLLWTVLILFSCCCAYRHRRAKLRVQQQQRQREISLLAYHGANSYPSSMLDLSFLASLKLPSYEEVAAQPSTPPPPYSSVFTTPRYPQPPRTSDPHLLTQHGPLLHQTLSDGPSSFSSDNSSSCSCDSCCPSSPCSSSLSAPVTYETDTSHATTPSEAAPLTLDVTMETIAAAANRLEVNRTRFESERTATTVDIDMGDEVSSGAQEPIATDSSVPKQTVTVALVNKAVPPHPLPSPGSEVALPVETSSPLKLDLAPCPPTVSKCSSSTLPSPSVDTTLTSNQTISIVNLTNCLQTSHSPITTSTTDCSTPTACNSDISSVTQTLKTLDLTRTFDTANIPSNTSVPSPDFERMLAVMAVSPGLSIEDPNPSFVPIPASPNFTQAKAPEPSNHTQPSPDAVPSHLITDPDPLTSNLSEVPVPIITHLAQNTDLEPSNLTQKSVPVTTNLRQATDAIPTNFTQDTNLVSTIHAPPSNQVLTAVTQASDKVPSKPSLVPNIQLKSPEVLDCEPNPILAPSHAQPNPILATDAAPTSLSLTHNQISEPSHGSDQVLGITRLRSDLPQHPGPVAVLVSCQDQTTVPATSGPSLVLPLSSGSDLICHSPLSVQTGLRTGTGLSTPSPVLSFTTQAASSSSCPAITIEADVSYAPCQSPPTVLYPSSPSPPSLPSPPTSPPAPALLLDPLTALHQSNKGGSSSGHASSLSPSPRATQSPPKQTLFSPCVDIFEPEPSWEDGEEDQDQKDNDDEDEDIGADESQYRHRRLTGDSGIEVCRCRMEDEEEEEEEKGEGMEDDSRGGVERDKKGGGNTDLHDSVDCPARSHITAEEGLLCNSTSTTTSTSEDSGKAVVVMETV from the exons ATGGAGTACCACTCCGGTGGCAGCCTGCCCCTGCTGGGGAGACCGCGGTACTGCCCAGGGGCCAACGCTAATGGAGGGTACCTGTGTGAGACGGGACACTGCTGTGGAGAGACCGGCTGCTGCACCTACTACTACGAACTCTGGT GGTTCTGGCTGCTGTGGACGGTCCTCATCCTGTTCAGCTGTTGCTGTGCATACCGACACCGACGAGCCAAACTGAgggttcagcagcagcagagacaacGAGAGATCAGCCTGCTGGCCTACCACGGAGCCAACTCCTATCCCTCCTCCATGCTGGACCTAA GTTTTCTGGCGTCTCTGAAGCTGCCTTCCTATGAGGAGGTGGCTGCACAaccctccacccctcctccaCCCTACAGCTCAGTGTTTACCACCCCACGTTACCCACAGCCACCCCGCACCTCCGACCCCCACCTGCTGACGCAGCACGGTCCGCTGCTACACCAGACGCTCAGCGATGGTCCATCTTCTTTCAGCTCTGACAACAG CTCCAGTTGTTCTTGTGACTCCTGCTGCCCCTCCTCACCTTGTAGCTCCTCCCTTTCTGCGCCTGTCACATATGAGACTGACACCAGCCACGCCACAACCCCTAGCGAGGCGGCACCCCTCACTCTTGATGTCACCATGGAGACTATTGCCGCGGCGGCAAACCGTTTGGAGGTAAATCGGACACGATTTGAGTCTGAGAGGACTGCTACCACTGTGGACATTGACATGGGCGATGAAGTTTCTTCTGGGGCACAGGAACCTATCGCCACGGACTCATCAGTTCCCAAACAGACTGTTACCGTGGCGCTTGTTAACAAAGCAGTCCCCCCTCATCCTCTGCCCTCTCCTGGATCAGAGGTGGCTCTTCCAGTTGAAACTTCATCTCCTCTAAAGCTAGACCTAGCACCCTGTCCCCCAACAGTAAGCAAATGTAGCTCAAGTACACTCCCTAGTCCAAGCGTTGACACAACACTCACCTCCAACCAAACAATAAGCATTGTGAACCTGACTAACTGCCTTCAAACAAGTCATTCACCTATAACCACCTCAACGACAGATTGCTCAACCCCAACAGCTTGCAATTCTGACATCTCTTCAGTCACCCAAACCCTCAAAACCCTTGATCTGACAAGAACTTTTGATACAGCCAATATTCCAAGTAACACATCAGTACCATCCCCAGATTTTGAAAGAATGTTAGCCGTCATGGCAGTTTCTCCTGGTCTCTCAATTGAAGACCCAAATCCTAGCTTTGTGCCAATCCCAGCATCTCCAAACTTTACACAAGCTAAAGCTCCTGAACCTTCCAACCATACCCAACCTTCACCTGATGCAGTACCTTCACATTTGATTACAGATCCAGACCCATTAACTTCAAACCTTTCAGAAGTACCAGTCCCAATAATCACACACCTTGCCCAAAATACAGACCTAGAACCCTCAAACCTTACCCAAAAGTCGGTCCCAGTAACTACAAACCTTAGGCAAGCAACAGATGCAATACCTACAAACTTTACCCAGGATACAAATCTAGTATCAACAATACATGCCCCCCCTTCAAACCAAGTACTAACAGCTGTTACCCAAGCTTCAGACAAAGTACCTTCAAAACCTTCCCTAGTGCCAAATATCCAACTTAAAAGCCCCGAAGTCCTAGACTGTGAACCTAACCCCATTCTAGCTCCAAGTCATGCACAGCCAAACCCTATCCTAGCCACAGATGCAGCTCCAACTTCTCTTTCATTAACCCATAACCAGATTTCAGAACCGTCCCATGGGTCAGATCAAGTTTTGGGTATCACAAGATTAAGGTCAGACTTGCCCCAGCACCCAGGACCTGTTGCTGTTCTTGTGTCTTGTCAAGATCAAACCACAGTGCCAGCCACTTCAGGCCCTTCTCTAGTCCTGCCTCTTTCGTCAGGGTCAGACCTCATCTGTCACTCACCATTAAGCGTCCAGACTGGTTTAAGGACTGGAACTGGACTCTCCACTCCTTCTCCAGTTCTCAGCTTTACAACACAAGcagcctcttcttcctcctgcccAGCCATAACCATAGAAGCTGATGTTTCTTATGCTCCCTGTCAGTCTCCCCCAACAGTCCTTTACCCATCTTCACCCTCACCCCCATCACTCCCCTCGCCTCCTACCTCCCCCCCAGCCCCAGCCTTACTCCTGGACCCCCTCACTGCTCTGCACCAGTCAAACAAAGGTGGATCTTCTTCTGGCCATGCCTCATCCCTCTCCCCCTCGCCACGTGCTACTCAGTCCCCTCCCAAACAGACTCTGTTTTCCCCCTGTGTGGACATCTTTGAACCAGAACCCAGCTGGGAAGATGGGGAGGAGGACCAGGATCAGAAGgacaatgatgatgaagatgaggataTTGGAGCAGATGAGAGCCAGTATAGACATCGGCGACTTACAGGTGACTCTGGGATTGAGGTGTGCCGGTGTCGgatggaggatgaggaagaggaagaagaggagaagggggaAGGGATGGAGGATGACAGCAGAGGTGGAGTGGAGAGAGATAAAAAAGGAGGTGGAAACACTGATCTACATGACAGTGTGGACTGCCCTGCCAGAAGTCACATTACTGCAGAAGAAGGTTTACTTTGTAACTCAACCTCCACCACCACATCAACATCTGAGGACAGTGGCAAAGCtgttgttgtcatggagacagtaTGA